A single genomic interval of Desulfovibrio intestinalis harbors:
- the ilvA gene encoding threonine ammonia-lyase, biosynthetic, translating into MHKHSEYLNRILLSRVYDVAVETPLEEAKTLSRRLGNRIFFKREDFQPVFSFKLRGAYNKMARLSPEDLRRGVIAASAGNHAQGVALAARKLGCEATIVMPVTTPAIKVDAVRRLGGQVVLSGESFSDAWQHTLDLIKESGCIYIPPFDDPDVIAGQGTIAMEILRQHPGDIHAVFVPIGGGGMAAGVAAYIKNLRPEIRVIGVEPVDSDAMRRSVMAGHRVELQDVGLFADGVAVKLVGEHTFALCRDLLDDIIVVDTDAICGAIKDIFEDTRLVAEPAGALALAGLRAYAADSGLRDATLVAIISGANMNFDRLSHVVDRSEIGAHREALLAVAIPEAVGSFRALCASFGSRNITELCTRFSDPEKARVLVGIKISGRDDVSEVLAELRGKGFEAIDLTDNELVKMHLRHLVGGNAPQVLHERLLRFTFPERPGALLDFMDAMRVDFSITLFQYRYHGADFGRVLVGFEAPEEKREAFEDFLHRVERMGYPHVEETENPAYKMFLGWHEN; encoded by the coding sequence ATGCACAAGCACAGCGAGTACCTGAACCGCATACTGTTGAGCCGCGTTTATGACGTGGCGGTGGAGACTCCTCTTGAAGAAGCCAAGACCCTTTCCCGGCGTCTCGGCAACCGAATTTTTTTCAAGCGTGAAGACTTTCAGCCTGTTTTTTCCTTCAAGCTGCGCGGCGCGTATAACAAAATGGCCCGCCTTTCGCCTGAAGACCTGCGGCGCGGTGTTATTGCGGCTTCAGCCGGAAACCATGCCCAAGGCGTGGCCCTGGCCGCGCGCAAGCTTGGTTGTGAGGCCACCATTGTCATGCCCGTGACCACACCAGCCATTAAAGTGGACGCAGTGCGCCGCCTGGGTGGTCAGGTTGTTCTGTCGGGTGAGTCATTTAGCGATGCATGGCAACATACGCTTGATCTTATCAAGGAAAGCGGCTGCATTTATATTCCGCCTTTTGATGACCCAGATGTCATAGCTGGTCAGGGCACCATCGCTATGGAAATTCTTCGTCAGCACCCTGGCGATATTCACGCGGTTTTTGTTCCCATCGGCGGCGGCGGCATGGCGGCTGGCGTTGCGGCTTACATTAAAAATTTGCGCCCTGAAATCCGCGTTATCGGTGTAGAGCCTGTGGATTCTGACGCCATGCGCCGCTCGGTTATGGCCGGGCACCGAGTGGAACTGCAGGATGTGGGCCTGTTTGCCGACGGCGTGGCCGTGAAGCTCGTGGGCGAACACACTTTTGCCCTGTGCCGTGACCTGCTGGACGATATTATCGTTGTGGATACCGACGCCATTTGCGGTGCCATAAAGGATATTTTTGAAGATACACGCCTGGTGGCCGAGCCGGCTGGCGCTCTGGCCCTGGCTGGGCTGCGGGCCTATGCTGCGGATAGCGGCTTACGTGACGCTACCCTGGTGGCCATCATCAGCGGCGCCAACATGAATTTTGACCGCCTGAGCCATGTGGTTGACCGGTCAGAAATTGGCGCACACCGCGAAGCCTTATTGGCCGTGGCCATTCCAGAAGCTGTAGGCAGTTTTCGTGCTTTGTGCGCCTCCTTCGGCAGTCGCAACATTACCGAATTGTGCACGCGTTTTTCCGATCCGGAAAAGGCGCGTGTGCTGGTGGGTATCAAAATCAGCGGGCGCGACGATGTGTCCGAGGTGCTTGCAGAGTTGCGTGGCAAGGGCTTCGAGGCCATTGATCTGACGGATAACGAACTCGTCAAAATGCATCTGCGGCATCTTGTGGGCGGTAATGCGCCTCAGGTTCTGCACGAACGGCTGTTGCGTTTTACCTTTCCGGAACGGCCCGGCGCGTTGCTGGATTTTATGGACGCCATGCGCGTGGACTTCAGCATAACGCTGTTTCAGTATCGGTATCACGGTGCAGATTTTGGCCGTGTGCTGGTGGGTTTTGAGGCTCCTGAAGAAAAGCGCGAAGCCTTTGAAGACTTTTTACATCGGGTTGAACGTATGGGCTACCCCCATGTGGAAGAAACGGAAAATCCCGCGTACAAGATGTTTTTGGGCTGGCATGAAAACTAG
- a CDS encoding ABC transporter substrate-binding protein, with translation MKKLLVCALLAAVMAAVPAFAKKSYVNGIDPNYPPFAYVDEKTGQPAGFDVDSLNWIAKNMGFEITHKPMAWDGIIPALVAKQIDMVDSGMSITPERAKVVEFSDPYWTVSRVFLVPANSTLTPQDVLTKKVKLGVQRGTSEANAIKQEQQEKGYPFELRFYESAPLAVEDLLNGRIEVALMDELPADDAISKGRGVKKAGTHGEPDKFGVAMRKDDKELQKLINDGYKKLMADPYWQELQKKYLNK, from the coding sequence ATGAAAAAACTTCTTGTCTGCGCACTGCTGGCCGCCGTTATGGCTGCCGTGCCCGCTTTTGCAAAAAAAAGCTATGTGAACGGCATTGACCCCAATTACCCGCCTTTCGCCTATGTAGACGAAAAAACCGGTCAACCCGCTGGCTTTGACGTAGACTCCCTCAACTGGATAGCCAAAAATATGGGCTTTGAAATTACCCATAAGCCCATGGCGTGGGACGGCATCATTCCTGCCCTTGTAGCCAAACAGATCGACATGGTTGATTCTGGCATGAGCATCACGCCCGAACGCGCCAAGGTTGTTGAATTTTCTGATCCTTACTGGACCGTTTCACGCGTGTTTCTTGTCCCCGCCAACTCCACGCTGACCCCGCAGGATGTTCTGACCAAGAAGGTCAAGCTCGGCGTGCAGCGCGGCACCTCCGAAGCCAACGCCATCAAGCAGGAACAGCAGGAAAAGGGCTATCCCTTTGAACTGCGTTTCTATGAATCCGCTCCTCTTGCGGTAGAAGACCTGCTCAATGGCCGCATTGAAGTGGCCCTTATGGACGAGCTGCCCGCCGATGACGCCATCTCCAAGGGACGTGGCGTGAAAAAGGCTGGCACCCACGGCGAACCCGACAAATTCGGCGTTGCCATGCGCAAGGATGACAAGGAACTGCAAAAGCTCATCAATGATGGCTACAAAAAGCTCATGGCCGATCCTTATTGGCAGGAGCTGCAGAAGAAATACCTGAACAAGTAA
- a CDS encoding ABC transporter permease subunit, protein MLDTAFFSNELLPALNKGLLVSLALIIPAGSLGFVGGVLLGCARSFGPRWMRRLGDGFTAVVRGVPLVVQLMMIYYALPKLGIYFPPYGAALTSFTLCTAAYQSEYVRGALLSIRQGQIRAAEALGFSTWQTVAWIVVPQAARRALPGCGNEIIYLIKYSSLAYLVTCMELMGEGKVVASDTFRFTEVFITVGAYYLGMVTLATFFLRWLEKRFHVPGFGAR, encoded by the coding sequence GTGCTGGACACGGCCTTTTTCAGCAACGAGCTTCTTCCTGCCCTCAACAAAGGCTTGCTCGTTTCACTGGCACTCATTATCCCTGCGGGCAGTCTGGGCTTTGTGGGCGGCGTGCTTCTAGGCTGTGCACGTTCCTTTGGGCCGCGCTGGATGCGCCGCCTTGGTGACGGCTTCACAGCAGTGGTGCGCGGCGTGCCCCTTGTTGTGCAATTGATGATGATCTACTACGCACTGCCCAAGCTTGGCATATACTTTCCGCCTTATGGTGCAGCCCTCACAAGCTTTACTCTCTGCACGGCGGCCTACCAGAGTGAATATGTGCGGGGAGCCCTGCTCTCTATCCGTCAGGGGCAGATACGCGCCGCTGAAGCTCTGGGCTTCAGCACATGGCAGACTGTAGCCTGGATAGTGGTTCCTCAGGCTGCCCGCCGCGCCCTGCCCGGTTGCGGCAATGAGATAATCTACCTCATCAAGTACAGCTCTCTTGCCTACCTTGTGACCTGTATGGAGCTTATGGGCGAGGGCAAGGTTGTGGCCTCGGACACGTTTCGTTTTACCGAAGTTTTCATCACAGTAGGAGCCTATTACCTTGGCATGGTAACACTGGCCACCTTCTTTTTGCGCTGGCTTGAGAAGCGTTTTCATGTTCCGGGCTTCGGAGCCCGCTAA
- a CDS encoding amino acid ABC transporter ATP-binding protein gives MNVDEQAILRIEGISKMLGGKPILNNCSLSVRRGELKVLIGPSGAGKSTLLQSINCLIPPDKGDIYLEGQRLDRTSKPALCAFRAQVGMIFQDFNLFDHLTAEENVAIALRKVRGMNPKDAKARAQEELARVGLARRALLYPAQLSGGQKQRVAMARALAMDPKVILLDEPTSALDPELVGEVLAVIRDLAGGGMTMIMATHQMDFARALATEIIFMEQGKLIEQGAPDVLLAEGSTTRTRDFCQRLLEMGG, from the coding sequence ATGAATGTGGACGAACAAGCTATTTTGCGCATCGAGGGCATCTCGAAGATGCTGGGCGGCAAGCCCATTCTGAACAATTGCAGCCTCTCGGTACGCCGTGGTGAACTCAAGGTGCTCATAGGGCCGTCAGGTGCTGGCAAAAGCACCCTGCTTCAGAGCATTAACTGCCTCATTCCCCCTGATAAGGGCGACATTTACCTTGAAGGGCAGAGGCTTGACCGCACGAGCAAACCAGCTTTGTGCGCGTTTCGCGCGCAGGTAGGTATGATCTTTCAGGATTTCAACCTGTTTGACCATCTTACTGCTGAGGAAAACGTGGCCATTGCTCTGCGCAAGGTGCGCGGCATGAATCCCAAAGACGCCAAAGCCCGTGCACAAGAAGAGCTTGCCCGCGTGGGGCTTGCCCGCCGTGCCCTGCTCTACCCTGCCCAGCTTTCCGGCGGCCAGAAGCAGCGAGTGGCTATGGCCCGCGCCCTGGCTATGGACCCCAAGGTCATCTTGCTGGACGAACCCACCTCAGCTCTGGACCCGGAACTGGTGGGCGAAGTTCTGGCCGTCATTCGCGACCTTGCTGGCGGCGGTATGACAATGATTATGGCCACGCACCAGATGGACTTTGCCCGTGCCCTGGCCACTGAAATCATATTTATGGAGCAAGGCAAGCTCATTGAACAGGGAGCGCCCGACGTGCTTCTGGCAGAGGGCTCCACCACGCGCACGCGCGACTTCTGCCAACGCCTGTTGGAGATGGGGGGCTAG
- the wbaP gene encoding undecaprenyl-phosphate galactose phosphotransferase WbaP, translating into MTKTSFWEQLSTLTGISTQKLLLCFFDLLALLGTALLVFFVRAAFGGLDPVLYHWVVPMLFLGPFFGAGLGLYQTISPAPHRELKALFQLVSLLYAIILAVLFLSKMGDAYSRIVIMGSWAATLFTMPLARYLCRRIYSRKRWWGKPLVIFDHCREGRELWRYLKRHPERGLNPTAIYDLPDTPDEMRLLFISVSARYPKAMALLLQKVGQAPDTDVTTEACRYFSNTLVVPAFGGGFRVHWLTPRDLGSAVGLLVRQNLRDKRRLFVKRCLDLFLCLMGAVILLPLGAALALIIKADSPGPVFYRQKRVGQHGREIRIFKFRTMVQNADSVLKEVLARDASLRQEWACDRKLKCDPRITRVGRLLRKLSLDELPQLINVVMGDMSLVGPRPIVHSEEKKYGAVFEEYCMVKPGITGLWQVSGRNNTTYQERVNFDQYYINNWSVWMDLWILGKTVPVVILGYGAY; encoded by the coding sequence ATGACGAAGACCTCGTTTTGGGAACAGCTTTCCACGCTGACCGGCATTTCAACGCAAAAGCTTTTGCTCTGCTTTTTTGACCTGCTGGCTCTTCTTGGAACGGCCCTGCTTGTTTTTTTTGTGCGTGCCGCGTTTGGTGGTCTTGATCCGGTGTTGTACCACTGGGTGGTGCCCATGCTTTTTTTGGGGCCTTTTTTTGGGGCCGGGTTGGGGCTTTACCAGACTATCAGTCCCGCGCCGCACCGTGAGCTCAAAGCTCTGTTTCAATTGGTCAGCCTGCTGTACGCCATTATTCTGGCCGTTCTCTTTTTGTCCAAGATGGGGGATGCTTACTCACGCATTGTCATCATGGGCAGTTGGGCTGCAACACTGTTCACCATGCCCTTGGCGCGCTATCTGTGCCGGCGTATTTATTCCCGCAAACGCTGGTGGGGCAAGCCTCTGGTTATTTTTGACCATTGCAGGGAAGGGCGCGAATTGTGGCGGTATCTCAAACGGCACCCTGAAAGAGGCTTGAATCCCACTGCCATTTACGATCTGCCCGATACCCCTGATGAAATGCGACTGCTGTTCATCTCTGTCTCTGCCCGGTATCCCAAGGCAATGGCCCTGCTTCTGCAAAAAGTGGGTCAGGCGCCGGACACGGACGTTACTACAGAAGCTTGCCGCTACTTTAGCAATACCTTGGTAGTGCCTGCATTTGGTGGCGGGTTTCGGGTGCACTGGCTGACGCCGCGTGATCTTGGCAGCGCCGTCGGGCTGCTGGTGCGCCAGAATTTGCGTGACAAGAGAAGGCTTTTCGTCAAGCGCTGTCTTGACCTGTTTTTGTGCCTTATGGGAGCGGTCATTCTGCTGCCTCTCGGCGCTGCCCTGGCTCTCATCATAAAGGCAGACAGTCCTGGCCCGGTTTTTTACCGGCAGAAGCGCGTTGGCCAGCATGGGAGAGAAATTCGCATCTTCAAGTTTCGCACTATGGTGCAGAATGCGGACAGTGTTCTCAAAGAAGTGTTGGCGCGCGACGCTTCTCTGCGTCAGGAATGGGCATGCGACCGGAAGCTCAAGTGTGATCCCCGAATTACCCGTGTGGGGCGTCTGCTGCGCAAACTCAGTCTTGATGAACTGCCCCAGCTTATCAACGTTGTTATGGGCGACATGAGCCTTGTTGGACCGCGCCCCATTGTGCATTCTGAAGAGAAAAAATACGGCGCTGTGTTTGAAGAGTACTGCATGGTCAAGCCCGGCATCACCGGGTTATGGCAAGTTTCCGGGCGCAATAACACCACATATCAGGAACGGGTAAATTTCGACCAGTACTATATCAACAACTGGTCGGTGTGGATGGATTTGTGGATTCTGGGCAAGACTGTCCCCGTGGTCATTCTGGGGTACGGAGCCTATTAG
- a CDS encoding HMA2 domain-containing protein, translating into MSTLHLLKYVRSFVDGRVRIRHPALHNEAVAALAEARMKAIAGVISVECNPVSGSVLLTYDSTAIPRDRLFAIGEAWAVYLDKVKAGKPADVPKF; encoded by the coding sequence TTGAGCACCCTGCATCTTCTTAAATATGTGCGTAGTTTCGTAGATGGCCGAGTGCGCATACGTCACCCTGCCCTGCACAATGAAGCTGTGGCAGCCCTGGCTGAAGCTCGTATGAAAGCCATTGCCGGGGTCATTTCCGTGGAATGCAATCCCGTGAGCGGTTCCGTGCTGCTTACCTATGACAGCACGGCCATCCCCAGGGATCGCCTCTTTGCCATCGGCGAAGCGTGGGCTGTCTATCTGGATAAGGTCAAGGCAGGAAAACCTGCTGATGTGCCGAAATTCTAA
- a CDS encoding glycosyltransferase, translated as MRVAIVHYWLVNMGGGEKVLESLCRLYPQAHIYTHVLDPHKLSPVIAEHPIHTTFINKLPFSKKRYQSYLPLMPLALEQLDLTSYDLVISSESGPAKGVITRADTPHICYCHTPMRYLWDNWAEYLSTAGVLTRCGMRLLLPSLRRWDLASSFRVDHFVANSHNVARRIRKHWRRDAAVVPPPVNTSSFTPKSSPGGEHYLCFGRLTAYKRVDLAVRACTMLEKPLVVMGEGEEMDKLKALAGPTVRFLGRVEDSQAAAALANSKALLFPGEEDFGIVPLEAAASGVPVLAYGRGGALETVRNHETGLFFDQQTPEALATAINEFEQCEMGFDPALIRRHAENFSEHHFQTRFAREVDTACRAMTMGQA; from the coding sequence GTGCGCGTAGCCATCGTACATTACTGGCTCGTCAATATGGGCGGGGGCGAAAAAGTATTGGAATCTTTATGCCGCTTGTACCCCCAAGCTCATATCTATACGCACGTTCTTGACCCGCACAAGCTTTCTCCGGTCATAGCCGAGCACCCCATCCACACGACATTCATCAATAAACTGCCCTTCAGCAAGAAACGCTACCAGAGCTATCTGCCGCTTATGCCTCTGGCCCTCGAGCAGCTTGATCTCACGAGCTACGACTTGGTGATCTCCAGCGAATCTGGCCCGGCCAAGGGCGTGATTACCAGGGCCGATACCCCGCACATCTGTTATTGCCACACCCCCATGCGTTACCTGTGGGATAACTGGGCAGAATATCTCTCCACAGCTGGCGTTTTGACTCGCTGTGGCATGCGCCTGCTCCTGCCTTCTCTTCGTCGATGGGATCTGGCCAGCTCTTTTAGAGTGGACCACTTCGTGGCCAATTCACACAATGTGGCGCGCCGGATCCGCAAACATTGGCGGCGTGACGCCGCCGTCGTGCCCCCACCTGTGAATACCAGCAGTTTCACGCCCAAAAGCAGCCCCGGCGGAGAGCACTACCTCTGCTTCGGGCGGCTGACTGCCTACAAGCGGGTGGACTTGGCCGTCAGGGCCTGCACCATGCTCGAAAAACCGCTAGTGGTCATGGGTGAGGGCGAAGAAATGGATAAGCTCAAAGCCTTGGCTGGACCGACGGTGCGCTTTCTCGGACGAGTGGAGGACAGTCAAGCCGCAGCGGCGCTGGCAAACAGCAAGGCTTTGCTTTTTCCGGGGGAGGAGGATTTTGGTATTGTGCCGCTGGAAGCTGCGGCAAGCGGTGTGCCAGTTCTGGCCTATGGGCGGGGCGGCGCATTAGAAACAGTGCGAAATCACGAAACGGGGCTGTTTTTCGATCAGCAGACCCCAGAAGCCTTGGCAACGGCAATTAATGAATTTGAGCAATGTGAAATGGGCTTTGACCCTGCCCTTATTCGCCGTCATGCGGAGAATTTTTCAGAGCACCACTTTCAAACCCGCTTTGCTCGCGAGGTCGACACGGCCTGCCGTGCTATGACTATGGGGCAAGCTTAA
- a CDS encoding amino acid ABC transporter permease: protein MDSLLVVYHALPSMLSGSLVTVGNVTISLAMGLVLGVPLAVAQVYGGPWLRRLVALYVWFFRGVPILVLLFLCYGLFISLGLPADPFLVCCLVLGCTSTAYQSQIFRGAIESLPQGQLNAARALGMGETTGICTIILPQAMRLSIPGWANEFSILLKDSAICYVLGTQDIMARTSFVAARTHEHLALYAAAGCIYFLLTLVVLKVLRRLEEKVHVPGYSSGMGSEGMGVG from the coding sequence ATGGATTCACTTCTTGTAGTTTACCACGCTCTGCCTTCCATGCTGTCTGGCAGTCTGGTCACAGTTGGCAATGTGACCATCTCTCTGGCGATGGGCCTTGTGCTCGGCGTGCCCTTGGCCGTGGCCCAGGTGTATGGCGGTCCTTGGCTGCGCCGTTTGGTTGCGCTCTATGTATGGTTTTTCCGCGGTGTGCCCATTCTTGTGCTGCTCTTCCTGTGCTACGGGCTTTTCATCAGCCTGGGCCTTCCGGCAGATCCTTTTTTGGTATGCTGCCTTGTGCTCGGCTGCACCAGCACGGCCTACCAATCTCAAATTTTCCGTGGAGCCATTGAAAGCCTGCCGCAGGGGCAGCTCAACGCGGCCCGCGCTCTTGGCATGGGCGAAACCACCGGTATTTGCACCATTATCTTGCCTCAGGCCATGCGTCTTTCCATACCGGGATGGGCCAACGAATTTTCGATCCTGCTCAAGGATTCGGCCATTTGCTACGTTCTTGGCACGCAGGATATCATGGCCAGAACATCTTTTGTGGCCGCGCGTACGCACGAACATCTGGCCCTGTACGCAGCGGCGGGCTGTATTTATTTTCTGCTGACTCTGGTGGTGCTGAAAGTTTTGCGCCGGCTGGAAGAAAAGGTCCATGTGCCGGGCTATTCCTCAGGAATGGGCTCGGAAGGCATGGGCGTGGGATAA